Below is a window of Humulus lupulus chromosome 2, drHumLupu1.1, whole genome shotgun sequence DNA.
GGAAGCATAGAGATTGAACATCTTTGAATCAAATAAGGCTGTAGTAAAAAAAATGCAAGTGTATTAGATTATGGAAAAATATAAATAAGCAATACACTTATGAAAAATGTTATATGACTTAGAAGACTTCTCAAAATAGCCTACGACCACATTATACACACAATAAAAAGGAATACTATATTACGTGGAATCCACTCATCCTCGTCAAAAGACATGGACTCTCCCAGATTATCGTCGGTTACGAGCAGTCTACAGTTCTTTTCTTCAAAGGGAAGTCGATATAAGACCACTGCTCGCCTGGCCATCTCCACAATAGGAATGGGTCTATCCCATGGCCAAGGAAATAAAGGAAAAATGAAGAATGTAACCTCATAGACTAAAATTATTACTTGCTTGTTGAAAAGCTTGATTATCTGTAACCAGGGAAGTTGTTAGAAAATTCTCCTTATTATAATTGCCCACATTGCTCCTAAACATGGGCTCAGTCAAGAACTCTCTGGTCTTGTCCCAGTGATAGAAGTAGAAGAACCCAGTACCTTTATAGCCTGGATTTTATTTCAAATTAAATAAGTAATGGACCCCATGAGGAGTAGGAGTGGCCCATCCTTGATTGTGATAAAGGATAAATAAGGTTGAGAGCAATAAGTATCCATATGGGGTTATTTGAAAATGAGCGACGTTGAAGAAATTTGTGACCCTCCTAAAATAAAGATGGAGGGGGAGACTGGTGCCTGCTTGAATATAATACTCAACCAGGCACTGTACGCACCACTAGGACTATGCGCCCGATGGTCAGGTCGAGGAAGAACTATATCtacccctcccccccccccccaagtccaTTTCTTTAAGGATACTCCCCAAGTAACCCGCTCGAGAGAGTATTGACTAGAGCCACATTACCACTTAACCTGCCTCCTCGAGCCAGCTTTTCTCTTTGTAACAAGTCTTATGATATTGGTTAGCTGCTCATCGTCAAAATCAATCTCATCACTAGGCACTTCTTGAGGTTGTTCCTGCGGTTGCtcttgtggttgttgttgttgctcgGGTTGTTCTCTTTCTAGTTGTTCGAGCTTTTGTTGTATGGGCTGCTCAACATTTTTCCCATTGGTTGCATACCTAGCAACCTAAGGATCTGTAGCAGAACTGTGTCTGGTCGTTTGCTTGATACTAGCCATATTTGAAGAACAGAAAGTAACAATTATGGCGTCTTCAAAAAATGAAGACCTACTTGTTGCCTTTCCTCTAGTCGGAATTCCAACCAGGAGTTGATCAACAAAGTCAGGATGCGCAATAAAAGTCCAATTATTTTGGAAGGAATTTCCTTATTCCTTGTTCTAATTCCTCAATCATCCGTCAATATTTCTGATCGGGAACAAAATGAAAATCATAATGAGAGTGCTCACCAGATTCATCAGATGGTTCCGGAATATCATGATTGTGGTCAATATCTGGTCGACTCCGTTCCACTTCATCGACCAGTGTCTATAGCAAGCCCGAGTCAATAGAATAATCACTCCCCCAGTGATCGTGTGCATACATCTAGTGAAAAGTAGAGGGGAGGTGAGTTATTCGACCATCCTATGTGTGTGCCTTACTAAGTGTGATATGTTCGAGAAACACGATTCTACGCTTGAGCATAAACCAGTGTGAATTTAAAAGGAAAACCTAAGACCTAAAATCATTTTTCTACTTCCTAAACAGACATTTTCCTAGAAAATCAATgattttttgcaaaaaaaaaaaaccaagattttatttaaaaaatcaagaacatacaTATACAAAATCTACGAAAATTGCATGGAAACTATGCGAGAAGTAACAAAAAGTCAtgcaaacacaaaaaataaagttAGAAACTTAAGGCAATGAAAATTTGGTTGAAAGACTGGGAGAATGAGGGGATTTTTGGAAGAGGAAGTGAAGGGAAAGGTCATGGGTTTGAAAGGATTTTAGAGATAAAGAAAGCTTGGGAAATTTGAAAAAGTAAAGAATGAAAGGTTATGGGAAGACCTACTTATAGGTAACGACTCGGAAGGGAGCAGAAGACGTCATCTTGAAAAATTCATTATGAGTTTTTGGGGTGATGTGATGTCATGCACGTGGGATGGTGAAAAGGTGCCTCATTTTTCGCTAAAATGGTGCAATGATGGTAGAGTGGGAAAGTGTGGCAGATGCTAACGAAACCCAAAAGTCGTCAGTTGCGTATTCGATGAGGCGTGGACATTGCGTATAAAAAGCAAAGCTATGAGTTGTAAAGTGATATTAAGAAGGTGAATAGATGTTTACCTAGTTGACTAGGGTTGTAAACACCAAGGTTTTATGTTGTAAAGTGCTGGTCGCCCTAGGATAAATATGGAGGGAAAATGTTTAACCCAATTTTTACTTGATGATGTATCTTCTATGAAAGAGACACGTGGCATCATACCACATTAAATTCAAGAAGCTGGTCGAAAGGAATAGCTGCTCGAGGAGGCTGCGTCGGAATATAAAGATTGTTTCGCAATGATCCAATAACTTACTCGATGATGGAGGAGACTAGTACCATCACATGAAGTTGCTCGGAGTACAAGACTTGCTCGATGAGAATGAGGCTTTAACCCAAAGATTCGGGTTTCACAAGACACTATCAAATATCctaagatatttatgtaactgatatttaaattgtattatttctatattatttgaatatgtaacTGAATGTACTAATCCCACACCGAcacgtgtagggcctagattTTCTTGTAAGGGCCAATAGCCCATTAAGACTCTCTATAAATAAGAGGTTTATTCAATCTTTAACCCTGAGGGAAAAGAGCACAACAAGGAAAaggggcttttacttcggtttttaagcttgatttacttcggttttcgctaaaattcgcaaccgcagtagttcggagcgaagtaaaaactagctaaaaaccgaagtagaatccccactttctacttcggtttttacataataaccgaagtagaaaatgTATATACGCTAGcatcctgggcactttctacttcggtttttagggaaaaccgaagtaaaaggtgtactttctacttcagttttatCTAAGAACCAAAGTAaaagggcactttctacttcggttcttaggtaaaaccgaagtagaaagtgcacattttacttcggttttacctaaaaacagaagtagaaagtgcccgcctttttaatttaatatatgtttctaattatttttaaatggatggtttctatttatatatatatatatattttggcctaattttatttaattgatctaattaattttttttttttggcctaattatttttcaacaatttaattatatgatattacaattatatatatatttacaattgaaattggttaagagttttttttgaatgaaaatatgataacttttattaattaaaaatgttgtacataaacatataaaatacaagtacttaagtaagataactagccttaacattaatacatttacaaaagactaaacttacaactaaacaaaaataggcttactgataaatgtatggtATCAATTtgcctaaccattcgtgttggattggcaagaggtctgcaatctcacaatattgcgtcttcccaccaaactgtaaaattaataaatataaattaatttcatagattatcgatagcaaataaattataaaaatgaacttactttttcttttagggtagtcattgcatttgatgcccgtacaagatctctaatgtacttcaagacataaaaaccacattcatgactttgtggttgtcttggacatgtaacattgaatatctttgtgggattgccgagtaatgcattggaagaagctctataatatgcactatttaaaaagaaaattaacaaaagttattaaaatgtagt
It encodes the following:
- the LOC133815929 gene encoding uncharacterized protein LOC133815929; protein product: MLVIAMPKGKFVFLDPLKSHKHPEEIDSMIMSAYYRASSNALLGNPTKIFNVTCPRQPQSHECGFYVLKYIRDLVRASNAMTTLKEKFGGKTQYCEIADLLPIQHEWLGKLIPYIYQ